A window of Streptomyces gilvosporeus contains these coding sequences:
- a CDS encoding LysR family transcriptional regulator, with translation MADWDIKKLRILRTLQELGTVTATAEALHMTPSAVSQQLTGLAKQLGVTLLEAHGRRVRLTDAAQLVLRHAEAVFAQLERADAELLDYLQGEAGQVRVGAFSTAIPALVVPAVQELRRTHPGLSVAVREAEAEAAYELLAEGSVDLALSLAAHAPTPRDPKFTRVQLLADPLDVALPAGHPLAAEPGLRLADLAGEPWIFGSSGPWSQITTTACESAGFVPEQAHAAADWGAILSMVAAGMGVALVSRMAMAAGTVSRTERGGPGVALRVLHADQPRRHVVAAARRGSEGAPGLSRVLAALRQAADQSQGEAHIR, from the coding sequence ATGGCCGACTGGGACATCAAGAAGCTGCGGATCCTGCGCACCCTCCAGGAGCTGGGCACGGTCACCGCGACCGCCGAGGCGCTGCACATGACGCCCTCGGCGGTCTCGCAGCAGCTGACGGGTCTGGCCAAACAGCTCGGGGTCACGCTCCTGGAGGCACACGGCCGACGGGTCCGGCTGACGGACGCCGCGCAGCTGGTGCTGCGGCACGCCGAGGCGGTCTTCGCCCAGCTGGAGCGGGCGGATGCGGAACTGCTCGACTACCTCCAGGGCGAGGCCGGGCAGGTGCGGGTCGGCGCATTCTCCACGGCCATCCCCGCGTTGGTGGTGCCCGCCGTCCAGGAGCTGCGCCGTACGCACCCGGGGCTGTCGGTCGCCGTACGGGAAGCGGAGGCGGAGGCCGCGTACGAGCTGCTCGCGGAGGGCAGCGTGGACCTGGCGCTCTCGCTGGCCGCGCATGCGCCCACCCCGCGCGATCCGAAGTTCACCCGGGTCCAGCTGCTGGCCGACCCGCTGGACGTGGCCCTGCCGGCCGGTCATCCGCTGGCCGCCGAACCGGGGCTGCGGCTGGCGGATCTGGCGGGCGAGCCCTGGATCTTCGGCAGCAGCGGGCCCTGGTCGCAGATCACCACCACGGCGTGCGAGAGCGCCGGCTTCGTCCCGGAGCAGGCGCATGCGGCCGCGGACTGGGGCGCGATCCTGTCGATGGTCGCGGCCGGGATGGGCGTGGCGCTGGTGTCGCGGATGGCCATGGCGGCCGGCACCGTCTCCCGCACCGAGCGGGGCGGCCCCGGGGTGGCGCTGCGGGTGCTGCACGCCGACCAGCCGCGCCGCCATGTGGTGGCCGCCGCCCGCCGCGGCTCCGAGGGCGCGCCGGGGCTGTCCAGGGTGCTGGCGGCGCTGCGGCAGGCGGCGGACCAGTCGCAGGGCGAAGCTCACATCCGTTGA
- a CDS encoding acyl-ACP desaturase, producing the protein MTIAPAQHNGERGQAAWTDAQLLYALEEVVEKELNRHLKVAKDWMPHEYVPWSDGRNFPGQLEGGEPWAVEQSKVTDIGRTALVVNLLTEDNLPSYHHEIATLFGRDGAWGTWVHRWTAEEGRHGIVMRDYLLTSRAVDPDELERFRMAHMAEGFESDNSHSMLHSVAYVAFQELATRISHRNTGHHSGDPVCDRMLARIATDENLHMVFYRNLLSAAFEMAPDQTMCAVRDVVTGFRMPGHGMPGFERAAARMALGGIYNLRIHHDDVLQPVLRFLKVLEIGGLGPAGLRAQEELGIFMDGLDGQARKFEERQAAIQARKAAARERESFSSAK; encoded by the coding sequence GTGACCATCGCCCCCGCCCAGCACAACGGAGAGCGCGGCCAGGCCGCCTGGACCGACGCCCAGCTCCTCTACGCGCTCGAAGAGGTCGTGGAGAAGGAGCTCAACCGGCATCTGAAGGTCGCCAAGGACTGGATGCCGCATGAGTACGTCCCCTGGAGCGACGGGCGGAACTTCCCCGGCCAGCTGGAGGGCGGCGAGCCCTGGGCCGTCGAGCAGTCCAAGGTCACCGACATCGGCCGGACCGCGCTGGTGGTCAACCTCCTGACCGAGGACAACCTCCCCAGCTACCACCACGAGATCGCCACCCTCTTCGGCCGGGACGGCGCCTGGGGCACCTGGGTGCACCGCTGGACCGCGGAGGAGGGCCGGCACGGCATCGTGATGCGCGACTATCTGCTCACCAGCCGGGCCGTCGACCCCGACGAGCTGGAGCGGTTCCGGATGGCCCATATGGCGGAGGGCTTCGAATCCGACAACTCGCACAGCATGCTCCACTCGGTGGCCTACGTCGCCTTCCAGGAGCTGGCCACCCGGATCTCGCACCGCAACACCGGCCACCACTCCGGCGACCCCGTCTGCGACCGGATGCTGGCCCGGATCGCCACCGACGAGAACCTCCACATGGTCTTCTACCGCAATCTGCTCTCCGCGGCCTTCGAGATGGCCCCCGACCAGACCATGTGCGCCGTCCGCGATGTCGTCACCGGCTTCCGGATGCCCGGCCACGGCATGCCCGGCTTCGAGCGGGCCGCCGCCCGGATGGCGCTCGGCGGCATCTACAACCTGCGCATCCACCACGACGACGTGCTCCAGCCCGTGCTGCGCTTCCTCAAGGTGCTGGAGATCGGCGGGCTGGGCCCCGCCGGGCTGCGCGCCCAGGAGGAGCTGGGGATCTTCATGGACGGCCTGGACGGGCAGGCGCGGAAGTTCGAGGAGCGGCAGGCGGCGATCCAGGCGCGGAAGGCCGCGGCCCGGGAGCGCGAATCTTTCAGTTCGGCTAAATAA
- a CDS encoding DMT family transporter, whose translation MAVLERARTHHPTAARGTTAPRRTAALGGLALALTATVVWSGNFVIARALHDAVPPVQTAFWRWIIALCAVAPFALGQVRRQWPQLRRHLGYLATAALLGVTLFNTLIYQAGRSTSATNMAMIAAASPVLIALFARGGEKLGRRRVAGMALALTGVVTLVGKGSPAAVLRLDLAPGDLWMLAATLAFAGYSALLRRRPEEIGGLSFLFATFALGATMLLPAYGVSLAVQGGFEPTAGTVAPLLYIGLFSSALAYFMWNKAIALVGAARAGVVYYLQPVCVALLSFAVLGEPVTGMQLVCTAAIITGVAFGAGGRR comes from the coding sequence GTGGCAGTCCTGGAGAGGGCCCGCACCCACCACCCCACCGCCGCACGCGGCACCACCGCGCCGCGGCGCACCGCAGCGCTCGGCGGTCTGGCGCTCGCGCTGACCGCGACCGTGGTCTGGTCCGGCAACTTCGTCATCGCCCGCGCCCTGCACGACGCCGTCCCGCCCGTCCAGACCGCCTTCTGGCGCTGGATCATCGCGCTGTGCGCCGTCGCCCCGTTCGCCCTCGGGCAGGTCCGCCGCCAGTGGCCGCAGCTGCGCCGGCACCTCGGCTACCTGGCGACGGCCGCGCTGCTCGGCGTCACCCTCTTCAACACCCTCATCTACCAGGCGGGGCGCTCGACTTCGGCCACGAACATGGCCATGATCGCGGCCGCCTCGCCGGTGCTGATCGCCCTGTTCGCCCGGGGCGGGGAGAAGCTCGGCCGACGGCGGGTCGCCGGGATGGCGCTCGCGCTGACGGGCGTCGTCACCCTGGTCGGCAAGGGCTCCCCGGCCGCCGTCCTGCGCCTCGACCTCGCCCCCGGGGACCTGTGGATGCTGGCCGCCACCCTCGCCTTCGCCGGCTACAGCGCCCTGCTGCGCCGCCGCCCCGAGGAGATCGGCGGGCTGTCGTTCCTCTTTGCGACCTTTGCACTGGGGGCGACGATGCTGCTGCCCGCGTACGGGGTGAGCCTGGCCGTGCAAGGCGGCTTCGAGCCCACCGCCGGGACCGTCGCACCGCTCCTCTACATCGGGCTCTTCTCCTCCGCCCTCGCCTACTTCATGTGGAACAAGGCCATCGCCCTGGTCGGCGCCGCCCGCGCCGGGGTCGTCTACTACCTCCAGCCGGTATGTGTGGCCCTGCTGTCCTTCGCGGTCCTCGGCGAGCCGGTGACCGGCATGCAGCTGGTCTGCACGGCGGCGATCATCACGGGCGTCGCGTTCGGCGCCGGCGGCCGGCGCTGA